The Clostridium sp. AWRP genome has a window encoding:
- a CDS encoding histidine kinase translates to MPIFIVVYILFFLINYLLKQTSIIENNLKDITIKKLEKDLLYTNLKLAYERVEAATALKERNRIARDIHDTVGHILTTVLIQLEASKRLINKDTDTALEKLGLAQSQVRKGLNNIRNSVRVLESGNDILDLYSEINSVIKETEKHCEVVIKSQIDENISFKKSQEKVILSALLEGLTNGMKHGKSSAFLLKIYEDNKNIFFSLEDNGSGSDIIIAGFGLRAMRDKVLELNGNMHVSSKIGEGFGLYISFPKCMN, encoded by the coding sequence TTGCCAATTTTTATCGTTGTTTATATACTATTCTTTCTTATAAATTATCTTTTAAAACAGACAAGCATTATAGAAAACAATTTGAAGGACATTACAATAAAAAAACTAGAAAAAGATTTACTTTATACTAATCTTAAACTAGCTTATGAACGTGTTGAAGCTGCAACTGCATTAAAAGAAAGAAACAGAATAGCAAGGGACATACATGACACTGTTGGTCACATTTTAACCACAGTTTTAATTCAACTAGAAGCCTCCAAAAGACTTATAAATAAGGATACTGATACTGCACTTGAAAAACTTGGGCTTGCTCAAAGCCAGGTTAGAAAAGGCCTCAATAATATAAGAAATTCTGTACGTGTTTTAGAAAGCGGCAATGACATACTTGATTTATATTCTGAAATAAATTCCGTCATAAAAGAAACAGAAAAACATTGTGAGGTTGTCATTAAATCTCAAATAGATGAAAATATATCTTTTAAAAAATCTCAAGAAAAAGTTATCCTTTCTGCACTTTTAGAAGGCCTGACTAATGGAATGAAACATGGTAAAAGTAGTGCTTTTTTACTTAAAATATATGAAGACAATAAAAATATATTTTTTTCCCTTGAAGACAATGGAAGTGGTTCGGATATAATAATCGCTGGCTTTGGTCTTAGAGCGATGAGAGACAAAGTTTTAGAGCTTAATGGCAATATGCACGTATCTTCAAAAATTGGAGAAGGATTTGGTTTATATATATCCTTTCCGAAGTGCATGAATTGA
- the sstT gene encoding serine/threonine transporter SstT: MKELLNKWNQLSLVKRIIIGLVIGIILAITIPQQAKPIVILGSLFVGALKAIAPILVFFLIMSAISQHKSGHKTNMKSIILLYLIGTFAAGLVAVIISFMFPVTLTLAKSAENVSPPGGVVEVLKTLLMNIVDNPVKALSTANYIGILSWAIFFGFALKNASDSTKTMIANFSDATSTIVRWVINLAPLGIMGLVFDSISTNGITTLLGYGKLLITLVGCMIFVALVVNPIIVFLNIHRNPYPLVFKCLKESGITAFFTRSSAANIPINLGLCERLGLDKNTYSVSIPLGSTINMAGAAVTISVLTLAAVHTLGITVDIGTAFILSVLSAVCACGASGVAGGSLLLIPVACSLFGIPNDIAMKVVGVGFIIGVLQDSCETALNSSTDVLFTATAEFAKRRKEGKKEIIVGE; encoded by the coding sequence ATGAAAGAACTACTAAACAAGTGGAATCAATTAAGCTTAGTAAAACGAATAATTATTGGCTTGGTTATAGGTATTATATTAGCTATAACAATTCCACAACAAGCAAAACCCATCGTAATTTTAGGATCCTTGTTTGTAGGAGCCTTAAAAGCCATAGCACCCATATTGGTATTTTTCTTAATTATGTCAGCCATCTCTCAACATAAGAGTGGACATAAAACTAATATGAAATCCATTATATTACTTTATCTTATAGGAACATTTGCAGCTGGTCTCGTTGCAGTTATTATAAGTTTCATGTTTCCGGTTACCTTAACGTTAGCAAAAAGTGCAGAGAACGTTTCTCCACCAGGCGGCGTTGTAGAAGTCCTTAAAACCCTATTGATGAATATCGTTGATAATCCTGTGAAAGCCCTTTCTACTGCCAATTACATCGGGATATTATCTTGGGCAATATTCTTTGGATTTGCTTTAAAAAATGCATCTGATTCCACAAAAACTATGATTGCTAATTTTTCAGATGCAACATCAACAATAGTTAGATGGGTCATTAATCTTGCCCCACTTGGAATAATGGGTCTTGTATTTGATTCCATTTCTACAAATGGAATTACCACCCTTCTTGGCTATGGGAAATTACTTATAACTCTAGTTGGTTGTATGATATTTGTAGCCCTTGTTGTTAATCCAATCATTGTATTCTTAAATATTCATAGGAATCCATATCCTCTTGTATTTAAATGCTTAAAAGAAAGTGGTATTACAGCGTTCTTTACTAGAAGCTCGGCTGCAAATATTCCTATAAATTTAGGATTATGTGAAAGACTTGGATTGGATAAGAATACATATTCTGTCTCTATTCCGTTAGGTTCCACCATAAATATGGCAGGTGCTGCTGTTACCATTTCTGTTTTAACCCTAGCAGCAGTTCATACTCTTGGTATCACAGTTGATATAGGTACAGCATTTATCTTAAGTGTGCTATCTGCTGTCTGCGCCTGTGGTGCTTCCGGTGTTGCTGGTGGTTCACTATTACTAATTCCTGTAGCATGCAGTTTATTTGGGATACCAAATGATATTGCTATGAAAGTAGTTGGTGTAGGATTTATAATAGGTGTTTTACAAGATTCTTGTGAAACAGCTCTCAACTCATCTACAGATGTACTTTTTACTGCCACAGCGGAATTTGCTAAAAGACGTAAAGAAGGAAAAAAAGAAATTATTGTTGGCGAGTAG
- a CDS encoding response regulator transcription factor yields MSNIKILIADDQTLMLDGLKTILELEENFTVVGTVKNGNDVLEFCKHDVPDLVLMDIRMPEMDGVKCTKMLKTLYPEVIILILTTFNDGDYIIEALNYGASGYILKDIEGDELIKAINDAYKGSMMLPSSVAKKLVQSLSSNPNFKPNEKKVISDFSERETEIAKMLSMGFNNKQIASSLFISEGTVKNYISNIYSKLGTSDRTSAAIMIKKIL; encoded by the coding sequence ATGAGTAACATTAAAATATTAATTGCAGATGATCAAACTTTAATGCTAGATGGATTGAAAACCATTCTTGAACTTGAAGAAAATTTTACTGTAGTAGGTACTGTAAAAAACGGTAACGATGTACTTGAGTTTTGCAAGCATGATGTTCCCGATTTAGTATTAATGGATATACGAATGCCTGAAATGGATGGTGTTAAATGCACAAAAATGCTTAAAACTTTATATCCTGAAGTTATAATTCTGATCCTAACTACATTTAATGATGGAGATTATATCATTGAAGCATTAAATTATGGTGCTTCAGGTTATATATTAAAAGATATTGAAGGAGATGAACTTATAAAGGCAATAAATGATGCTTACAAAGGTTCAATGATGCTGCCTTCAAGTGTAGCAAAAAAACTTGTTCAAAGCCTTTCATCAAATCCAAATTTTAAACCAAATGAAAAAAAGGTCATTTCAGATTTTTCAGAGAGAGAAACTGAGATAGCTAAAATGTTGTCCATGGGCTTTAATAACAAGCAAATTGCTTCTTCACTATTCATATCCGAAGGTACTGTTAAAAACTATATAAGTAATATTTATAGTAAGCTTGGAACATCGGACAGGACTTCTGCTGCAATTATGATAAAGAAAATACTTTAA